From the genome of Leguminivora glycinivorella isolate SPB_JAAS2020 chromosome Z, LegGlyc_1.1, whole genome shotgun sequence, one region includes:
- the LOC125240656 gene encoding uncharacterized protein LOC125240656 — translation MGKRKRDKEKDEVYIKKKIKKLQEKLQRHSVEPDRSSTPPVQPQSKTPQQPPTEDSSPSPASSPLHTRPHDDPDINAEIVDDELPEEFLLALGTEGQEQAEVGNPIRPELASRWTKIMNDGLGKEAREAIVKKYPPPANFSAAIAPIINPEIASTLSDPSVKRDKRIMIRQGLTGTLLSCLGKCLTDVLLGNINSKKLIEEINDAAKLAGEIHHHDSNSRKFFCLAGANKTIQDAIRHQKTDKFLFGTDCADKIRAAQTIQKTSNTIKNHPEKEKKQQKQAANNKQFKQLNWKSPPQYSQQYHRMRGGQQYHQPRKHYNQPHRKERHSSHKQRSRYHR, via the exons ATGGGAAAAAGGAAGAGAGATAAAGAAAAAGATGAAGTTTATATtaagaaaaagataaaaaaacttCAAGAAAAGCTGCAAAGACATTCCGTCGAACCAGATCGCAGTTCTACTCCTCCTGTACAACCGCAGTCGAAGACTCCGCAGCAGCCGCCGACAGAAGACTCTTCACCATCACCGGCGTCTTCACCGTTGCATACTAGGCCACACGATGACCCTGATATAAATGCAG AAATTGTGGACGATGAACTCCCTGAGGAGTTCCTACTTGCTCTGGGGACTGAAGGTCAGGAACAGGCAGAAGTTGGAAACCCTATCAGACCTGAATTGGCCTCCCGCTGgacaaaaattatgaatgacGGCTTGGGTAAAGAGGCTAGAGAAGCAATTGTGAAAAAATACCCTCCACCAGCCAATTTTTCTGCTGCAATAGCACCGATAATTAATCCAGAGATTGCGTCTACACTCTCAGATCCCTCGGTCAAAAGAGATAAAAGGATTATGATAAGACAGGGCTTAACAGGCACATTATTGTCTTGCCTAGGAAAATGCTTAACTGACGTTTTACTAGGAAATATTAACTCTAAAAAGTTAATTGAAGAAATCAATGACGCTGCGAAGTTGGCTGGGGAAATCCACCACCATGATTCAAATTCGAGAAAATTCTTTTGTTTGGCTGGAGCGAATAAAACCATCCAAGATGCTATTCGTCATCAAAAGACCGATAAGTTTTTATTTGGTACAGATTGTGCTGACAAGATCAGAGCTGCACAAACAATCCAGAAAACTTCAAATACTATTAAGAACCATCCAGAGAAAGAAAAGAAGCAGCAGAAACAAGCAGCAAATAACAAACAGTTCAAGCAGTTAAACTGGAAGAGCCCACCACAATACAGTCAGCAGTATCATCGGATGCGTGGTGGGCAACAATACCATCAACCCCGGAAGCACTACAACCAGCCTCACCGGAAAGAGAGACACAGCTCCCACAAGCAGAGGTCCAGATATCACCGATAG